A genome region from Anastrepha ludens isolate Willacy chromosome 3, idAnaLude1.1, whole genome shotgun sequence includes the following:
- the LOC128859142 gene encoding uncharacterized protein LOC128859142: protein MMEPAELHQQYKDYEQKVNEMQKLLPCLRQRIATATLQNENVEELRKLKLLQQVLCGQQAAGDSWTLKELDTYATMLKDAPNATNIVHEECNTASISGNDKDIDHIKENLGNLETAKNFSLSPKVNAGEKYGRETVENKQLLQEKYEIVNETGKKENENFERASEESITASESTENDIINKKLESLIRETENDEKVLQSSSATSDKQDLENDAGSEQIDDNSKFSKNETKASTTQNEIGNNKKVYLEEIGQKTDVHFSHVGKETISNFETPEDTEEMEYEGVELIKIPEGPAEDEMILPDSADEAEFSVDKSDREEEEQIGDEEMENLDCTENNENKAGEKYSENVDDGERHSDNTSPLEQEEITQGSDSNAKVMECTKELNENDTENVYDEDAHSLQPEIEENSEPHTGNNEENCSIPVEFAVEIDSRSGTATELEETTHCDDPLGQAESEHAAEIEADNSQQSSGETAATSVNLNTTNTTRTTPSVIAKPLTNDDHDDDDVEIIESRDSPICLDTDEENEKKIDDSAYDSTKVKKVNKESAAIGHQFNITTIKTAKSVTETIELLDSSDEDDVIRNNKSRIKRRINRQNLAPVATRTLNKMPAQPTTVGKKRTLLPAVQAQKPLKISQVLSGGAIPSACRAFISKTPSPSATAVKTPRSVLLFPPTSFKPTPQSNFLNAVNLLPATVTTGDNPLAFSATLSNKNIIIPNAFYANRRTTAKEEEKETTTSATSSASLSKNSKLQSLSVTQQQERIYREWLDEFIQNFASPQQIASHSCLVLMQSALRYKVFARIKDLRTTLNVNAYTSDGTTNGQLTRELYNAFYTNDCRLSVEGLRFCAGVCTQIGNNVTLMTDAHTGRITTRTCTYEDLLAKYGTANGGATTTDDKRKRQKGDEEYTPAKYYEKKVEKSSAGQGERRKSLRQHRTRCYDETFLYEPEEADDVATPTVEQAAAADKRRQDAQMMALVQRKAEEKRLEAKRQRQQQVKSFESAYLATFANTLHGKNVKGSTAATTNSESTTQNRSRISTNFANNHIVIDDEEEGSLEDDEPRSHRIYKVVPTRLLAAPKRAEGPVRAAEDVSGVKRGRPRKQSLKKFKQQPKTVEPELITCDSTSGDSTNAEDDLLFEPDSKAPRNININWHAGSSDWCKICNKRIPRTVSHYVNEHPDCEVYTSRIQKDVLARVRNQGGQLLEMRPYLNGQEQYAAECVFCSKTCCFKLPYWYQHYSMHTGEYAFRCSGCNIRKTTRSAMMGHIHLPCRKRGQLVEDYTYNARAKQIEMHICTLCNYMQLNRPNVLKHLRTQHGVVKIKTKHIESIILLRMPEPEMNKTREEMTEFMDLSSGGDESSSHMAMTFNYDNFDEACLDSMWDDGDPTDDLSYMICGMLDVEMRNDDE, encoded by the exons ATGATGGAACCCGCAGAGTTACACCAACAATACAAAGACTATGAGCAAAAAgtcaatgaaatgcaaaaattgttGCCCTGCTTGAGGCAGCGCATTGCGACCGCAACGTTACAAAATGAAAATGTCGAAGAGCTGAGGAAATTAAAGTTACTGCAGCAAGTGTTGTGTGGGCAGCAGGCTGCGGGTGACAG TTGGACACTGAAGGAACTGGACACGTATGCAACAATGCTAAAGGATGCACCCAATGCTACTAATATTGTACATGAAGAG TGCAACACAGCAAGTATATCAGGGAACGATAAGGATATTGATCACATTAAAGAAAATTTGGGAAACCTAGAGACtgctaaaaattttagtttgagTCCAAAAGTCAATGCAGGAGAAAAATATGGACGTGAAACTGTAGAAAATAAACAGCTCcttcaagaaaaatatgaaatcgtAAATGAAACGGGtaagaaagaaaatgaaaacttCGAAAGAGCAAGTGAAGAATCTATAACAGCCAGTGAAAGCACAGAAAACGAtattataaataagaaattgGAGAGTTTGATCAGAGAAactgaaaatgatgaaaaagtaCTACAATCAAGTTCTGCAACGTCCGACAAACAAGATTTGGAAAACGATGCGGGATCAGAACAAATAGACgataactcaaaattttccaaaaatgaaaCTAAAGCATCAACAACCCAGAACGAAATTGGCAATAATAAGAAAGTTTATTTAGAAGAAATCGGTCAAAAAACTGATGTGCATTTTAGTCACGTTGGCAAGGAAACTATTAGCAACTTTGAAACCCCAGAAGATACTGAAGAGATGGAATACGAAGGAGtggaattaattaaaattccaGAGGGACCTGCCGAAGATGAAATGATTTTGCCTGACTCTGCGGATGAAGCGGAATTCTCAGTAGACAAGAGTGATCGAGAGGAAGAAGAACAGATTGGAGACGAGGAAATGGAAAACCTCGATTGCACTGAAAATAATGAGAATAAAGCTGGTGAGAAATACAGTGAAAACGTTGACGATGGTGAGAGACATTCTGACAACACGAGCCCACTGGAACAAGAGGAAATAACTCAAGGTAGCGATAGTAATGCAAAGGTTATGGAATGCACTAAAGAGTTAAATGAAAATGATACCGAAAATGTATACGATGAAGACGCACATTCGTTACAACCCGAGATTGAGGAAAACAGTGAACCGCATACGGGCAATAACGAAGAAAATTGCTCTATACCAGTTGAGTTCGCTGTGGAAATAGACAGCCGGAGTGGTACTGCGACAGAACTAGAGGAGACGACACATTGTGATGATCCACTTGGCCAGGCGGAGAGCGAACACGCTGCAGAGATAGAAGCGGATAACAGCCAACAAAGTAGTGGGGAAACTGCAGCGACCAGCGTAAACCTAAATACCACTAATACGACTAGAACTACACCATCAGTGATTGCCAAGCCGTTGACCAATGATGATCATGATGATGACGATGTGGAGATTATTGAATCTCGTGATTCACCCATTTGCCTGGATACTGATGAggagaacgaaaaaaaaatcgacgacTCGGCTTACGACAGCACAAAAGTGAAAAAGGTAAATAAGGAATCGGCGGCAATTGGCCACCAATTTAACATAACTACTATTAAAACAGCCAAATCCGTCACTGAGACAATTGAACTGCTCGATAGTTCGGACGAAGATGATGTGATTCGCAATAATAAGTCGCGGATAAAGCGTCGTATAAATCGTCAAAATCTGGCGCCAGTTGCCACAAGAACTTTGAATAAGATGCCAGCCCAGCCCACGACGGTGGGTAAGAAGAGAACTCTTCTACCAGCTGTGCAAGCACAAAAACCACTAAAAATAAGTCAAGTCTTATCAGGTGGCGCAATACCGTCAGCCTGTCGCGCATTCATTTCCAAAACGCCGTCGCCGAGTGCAACTGCAGTGAAGACACCACGAAGTGTACTGCTATTTCCGCCGACCAGTTTCAAACCCACACCTCAATCGAACTTTTTGAATGCTGTGAATTTATTACCGGCTACAGTAACAACCGGTGATAATCCGCTTGCATTCTCTGCAACGCTTtcgaacaaaaatattattataccgAATGCTTTCTATGCCAATCGCCGTACAACAGCaaaagaggaagaaaaagaaactACTACGTCGGCAACTTCGTCAGCTTCTTTGTCGAAAAACTCTAAATTGCAGTCATTATCCGTGACGCAACAGCAGGAGCGAATCTATCGAGAATGGTTGGATGAATTCATCCAGAATTTCGCTAGTCCCCAGCAGATCGCCTCGCACTCATGTCTGGTCCTAATGCAAAGTGCTCTCAGATATAAGGTGTTTGCGCGCATAAAAGACCTGCGCACTACGCTCAACGTCAATGCGTACACATCAGATGGCACGACAAATGGGCAGCTTACGCGTGAATTATACAACGCATTCTATACGAACGACTGTCGGCTGTCGGTCGAAGGTCTGCGTTTCTGTGCAGGTGTTTGCACACAGATTGGCAACAATGTGACGCTGATGACAGATGCGCATACCGGCCGTATAACAACGCGTACGTGTACCTATGAGGATTTATTGGCTAAATATGGCACTGCCAATGGTGGGGCGACAACAACCGACGATAAGCGAAAGCGGCAAAAGGGCGATGAGGAATATACGCCAGCGAAGTACTACGAAAAAAAGGTAGAAAAGAGTAGTGCAGGTCAGGGAGAACGTCGTAAATCGTTACGGCAGCATCGTACACGTTGTTACGATGAAACCTTTCTCTATGAGCCTGAGGAAGCCGATGACGTCGCAACACCTACAGTCGAACAAGCAGCAGCTGCCGATAAACGTCGCCAGGATGCGCAAATGATGGCATTGGTGCAACGCAAGGCGGAGGAGAAAAGGCTGGAGGCGAAGAGACAACGGCAGCAGCAAGTGAAATCCTTCGAAAGTGCCTACTTAGCAACGTTTGCCAATACATTGCATGGTAAAAATGTGAAAGGATCAACTGCGGCAACGACCAATAGTG AAAGTACAACACAAAACCGAAGTAGGATTTCCACGAATTTTGCCAACAATCACATTGTCATtgatgatgaagaagaaggGAGTCTCGAAGACGATGAGCCTCGTTCGCATCGCATTTACAAAGTAGTGCCGACTCGACTGCTGGCCGCTCCGAAACGTGCAGAAGGTCCTGTTCGCGCAGCGGAGGATGTGTCGGGAGTAAAGCGCGGTCGGCCACGTAAGCAGagccttaaaaaatttaaacagcaGCCAAAAACAGTTGAACCAGAGTTAATCACATGCGATAGCACATCGGGCGATTCGACGAACGCTGAAGATGATTTACTTTTTGAGCCGGACAGTAAAGCGCCCAGGAACATAAACATTAACTGGCATGCGGGTAGCAGTGACTGGTGCAAGATTTGTAACAAGCGCATTCCACGCACCGTCTCCCACTACGTCAACGAACATCCGGATTGCGAGGTGTATACTTCACGTATACAGAAGGATGTTTTAGCACGGGTGCGCAACCAAGGTGGTCAATTGTTGGAGATGCGTCCATATCTCAACGGGCAGGAGCAATATGCAGCGGAATGTGTGTTTTGCAGTAAGACGTGCTGTTTTAAGCTCCCCTACTGGTATCAACATTACTCGATGCACACGGGAGAATATGCCTTTCGTTGCAGTGGTTGTAACATTCGCAAAACCACGCGATCGGCTATGATGGGCCATATTCATTTACCGTGCCGCAAGCGTGGCCAGTTAGTGGAAGATTACACATACAATGCACGCGCTAAGCAGATTGAAATGCACATCTGCACACTCTGCAATTATATGCAGCTGAATCGACCTAATGTGTTAAAACATTTGCGAACGCAGCATGGTGTAGTAAAGATTAAGACAAAGCATATCGAAAGTATTATCCTATTACGAATGCCAGAGCCAGAAATGAATAAAACGCGCGAGGAAATGACCGAGTTTATGGATTTGAGTAGTGGTGGCGATGAGAGCAGCAGCCACATGGCCATGACTTTTAACTATGACAATTTTGACGAAGCGTGTCTGGATAGCATGTGGGACGATGGTGATCCTACTGATGACTTATCCTACATGATATGTGGTATGCTGGATGTGGAAATGAGGAATGATGACGAGTAA
- the LOC128859146 gene encoding zinc finger protein 286A-like codes for MNEVSELHFDWLCRACMQEVTEAVECATTTEHTFEKSVQWQSIYNTVPECGTLQIAELLSSTTPQIQANLSDELPQKICHECLEQLLNAYRFQKMCLHSDHQMREMLAKRLPDIKMITSAPLLESIMEPKVFSEAEPVNTLLEAQLTSADDPLQSVVKKTKNAKDDAQSNVSELLKVEPNDYDIFNYGYTETGAMLTEDYTADSSIKAERVTPTVTQVNTTMSTDESSKEDADSDWANVMSKSLIKKAINHEKSDVKSKIKMKTVRSVRNEQAHLSSSTHSCNLCNKTFASRRLLLRHLKRHKKADERKCVRKQPEFEYSTENICVSCEVCGRQYSEREALYKHKLTHSEKPDEEKPNFTCDFCDKTYTSQRTLTRHKRQRHSEENSETQAKLFVCEFCNKSFQQSGTLKDHIRTHTGEQPYLCSECGKAFNSSSNMKQHLLRHTGVKRYECPDCPKKFPCLSDLASHKAVHRQNKPHICDVCGAAFGKPYQLKKHKMYHNGEKPYKCEYCEMRFVCMDHQRRHMRTHTGEKPYKCKYCDRAFAQSNDLIKHLRTHLGENVYKCELCPLAFRLAAELRVHFAMHKNDDEETRARNMQTLMEEETKLRLSLSAKYDKSQPAVL; via the exons ATGAACGAAGTGAGTGAGTTACATTTCGATTGGCTCTGTCGGGCATGTATGCAAGAAGTGACGGAAGCGGTCGAGTGTGCCACAACAACTGAACATACTTTTGAGAAGTCAGTGCAATGGCAATCCATATATAATACGGTCCCAGAATGTGGAACACTCCAGATTGCTGAATTGCTATCTAGCACAACGCCGCAGATACAAGCAAACCTTAGTGACGAACTGCCACAGAAAATATGCCATGAATGCTTGGAGCAATTGCTGAATGCATATCGCTTTCAGAAAATGTGCTTACACTCTGATCACCAGATGCGTGAAATGCTGGCTAAGAGATTACCTGATATAAAAATGATTACATCAGCACCTTTGTTAGAATCGATAATGGAACCAAAAGTATTTTCAGAGGCAGAGCCTGTCAATACATTACTTGAAGCGCAATTGACAAGCGCTGATGATCCACTACaaagtgttgtcaaaaaaacaaagaatgctAAGGACGATGCACAAAGTAATGTTAGTGAACTCCTTAAAGTGGAACCTAATGATTACGATATATTCAATTATGGTTACACCGAAACCGGAGCAATGCTCACAGAAGATTATACCGCCGATTCCAGTATAAAAGCCGAAAGGGTGACACCAACAGTAACTCAAGTAAATACAACAATGAGTACTGATGAATCAAGCAAGGAAGATGCAGATAGCGATTGGGCAAACGTTATGTCGAAATCGCttattaaaaaagcaataaaccACGAAAAGTCCGATGTGAAATCAAAGATCAAAATGAAAACAGTACGCAGTGTTCGAAACGAGCAAGCACACCTTTC TTCATCAACACATTCCTGTAACCTATGCAACAAAACATTCGCCTCCCGCCGTCTCCTACTGAGACATTTGAAGCGCCATAAAAAGGCAGATGAACGAAAATGTGTTCGGAAACAACCCGAGTTCGAGTATTCTACAGAGAATATTTGTGTTTCATGTGAGGTTTGTGGGCGGCAATACAGCGAACGAGAAGCATTATATAAACATAAGCTGACCCATAGCGAGAAACCGGACGAGGAAAAGCCGAATTTTACCTGTGATTTTTGCGATAAAACATACACATCACAGCGAACGTTGACAAGGCATAAACGGCAACGGCATTCTGAAGAAAATTCAGAAACACAAGCAAAGCTTTTTGTTTGCGAATTTTGCAATAAGA GCTTTCAACAATCCGGCACGCTAAAGGATCATATACGGACACATACGGGCGAGCAACCGTACCTGTGTTCCGAGTGTGGTAAAGCATTCAATAGTTCAAG CAATATGAAGCAGCATCTGTTACGTCACACTGGCGTTAAGCGCTACGAATGTCCCGATTGCCCGAAAAAATTTCCGTGCCTAAGCGATTTGGCTTCACACAAGGCGGTGCATCGTCAAAACAAGCCGCATATTTGTGATGTTTGTGGTGCTGCGTTTGGCAAACCGTATCAGTTGAAGAAACATAAAATGTATCATAATGGTGAAAAACCGTACAAATGTGAATATTGTGAAATGCG CTTCGTGTGCATGGACCACCAACGCCGACACATGCGCACACACACAGGGGAAAAACCGTATAAATGCAAGTACTGTGATCGCGCCTTTGCCCAAAGCAATGATCTAATCAAACATTTACGTACTCACCTCGGCGAGAATGTTTACAAATGTGAATTGTGTCCGCTCGCTTTTCGACTGGCTGCCGAGCTACGGGTGCACTTTGCTATGCATAAAAACGATGACGAAGAGACGCGTGCGCGCAATATGCAAACGCTTATGGAAGAAGAGACTAAATTGCGATTAAGTTTATCGGCGAAATACGATAAATCACAACCAGCGGTATTGTAG
- the LOC128859147 gene encoding actin-related protein 10, which translates to MPLYETVMQEKPPVVLDIGTAYTKLGFAAEAYPRKIIPSEVILSTNGLTKALLEYDNTDDLYDQFVDFLQVIFFKHLLVIPKERKIVIVENVLGQTVIRETLARVLFRHFEVSSIMFVPLHMIALATLAVPTGVVVDIGYTETNVMPVYCRVQIMQAFQDQEYGGRAVHAEIKRQLLEAGVKEKYLTESVLEDIKVRTCFVTNFERAKAYRNNQPPETPPSVQYPINGEEIINIPGILRETAFEIMFEDNNDRDSLPHLILRAILSCPVDVRRSLVESIFVVGGSAIIMGLLSRLRAEMQYLAEKDEEYKKKLCGDIKFKFHKTIGRENFTAWLGGSLCGGTDLIQTHSLTKEAYVKTNRVPDWISLADKRSTGS; encoded by the exons ATGCCGCTGTACGAAACAGTAATGCAGGAGAAACCACCTGTAGTTCTGGACATTGGAACTGCATATacaaa GCTCGGATTTGCAGCAGAGGCTTACCCACGTAAAATTATACCCTCGGAAGTAATTCTCTCTACCAATGGTCTAACGAAAGCTTTGTTGGAATACGACAACACCGATGACCTATATGACCAATTTGTGGATTTCTTGCAAGTGATTTTCTTCAA GCATCTGCTTGTAATTCCCAAGGAGcgcaaaattgtaattgttgagaATGTGCTTGGTCAAACAGTAATTCGTGAGACCCTCGCTCGTGTTCTATTTCGCCACTTTGAAGTGTCATCTATCATGTTTGTGCCCTTGCATATGATTGCACTAGCCACGCTTGCTGTGCCTACAGGCGTTGTGGTTGATATTGGCTACACTGAAACTAATGTGATGCCTGTTTATTGTCGCGTGCAAATAATGCAAGCATTCCAAGACCAAGAGTATGGGGGACGCGCGGTACATGCGGAGATCAAGCGGCAACTCTTGGAAGCCGGTGTTAAGGAAAAATACCTCACTGAATCTGTATTGGAAGATATTAAGGTGCGTACCTGTTTTGTGACGAATTTCGAACGTGCCAAGGCATACCGTAACAACCAACCACCGGAAACACCACCTAGCGTGCAGTACCCGATCAACGGCGAAGAGATTATCAATATTCCTGGAATTTTACGTGAAACAGCTTTCGAAATAATGTTCGAAGATAACAACGATCGCGATAGTCTGCCACATTTGATTTTACGCGCTATACTTAGTTGTCCAGTGGATGTGCGTCGGTCGTTAGTTGAAAGTATTTTTGTGGTTGGCGGGAGTGCTATCATAATGGGATTACTATCACGTCTCAGAGCTGAAATGCAGTATTTAGCGGAAAAAGATGAAGAGTACAAGAAAAAATTGTGTGGcgatataaaattcaaattccaCAAAACGATTGGTCGGGAGAATTTCACAGCCTGGCTCGGTGGCTCGCTTTGCGGCGGCACTGACCTTATACAAACTCATTCGCTTACTAAAGAGGCATACGTGAAAACTAATCGTGTACCAGATTGGATTAGCTTAGCAGACAAACGCTCTACGGGATCTTAA